A single genomic interval of Tursiops truncatus isolate mTurTru1 chromosome 1, mTurTru1.mat.Y, whole genome shotgun sequence harbors:
- the C1QTNF12 gene encoding adipolin translates to MRWVWAATTALLWAQLTLLGGVRARREPKRPRKPGQHPAAPNATTSSSEGLLGFPKPCPLTLQLPEFTDAHMTWLNFVRRPNDRASKKRCRGQDKKSRGPPGPPGPPGAEVTQEAVLREFQGMLKEATERQSSAPLGPPLPEGTGRWLVSEAFHCRLKGPVLVDKRTLVELQGFQAPAAQGAFLRGSGLSLASGRFTAPVTAIFQFFASLHVDPRELQGRARLRARDTVRVLVCIESLCHRHTSLEAISGLESGGRVFTVHVQGLLQLQAGQYTSVFVDNGSGAALTVQSSSSFSGLLLGT, encoded by the exons ATGCGCTGGGTCTGGGCGGCCACCACGGCCCTCCTCTGGGCGCAGCTCACGCTCCTCGGGGGCGTGAGGGCCCGGCGGGAGCCCAAGAGGCCACGGAAGCCCGGCCAGCACCCCGCAGCCCCCAACGCCACCACGTCCAGCAGCGAGGGGCTACTGGGCTTCCCCAAG CCCTGTCCTCTGACCCTTCAGCTGCCTGAGTTCACAGATGCCCACATGACATGGCTGAACTTCGTCCGGCGCCCCAATGACAGGGCCTCAAAGAAACGGTGCCGAGGCCAGGACAAGAAGTCG CGAGGCCCCCCTGGCCCCCCAGGACCCCCCGGTGCGGAAGTGACCCAGGAGGCTGTGCTCCGGGAGTTTCAGGGGATGCTGAAGG AGGCTACCGAGCGTCAGTCCTCAGCGCCGCTGGGCCCCCCGCTGCCCGAGGGGACGGGGAGGTGGCTGGTGTCCGAGGCCTTCCACTGTCGGCTGAAGGGCCCGGTGCTGGTGGACAAGAGGACGCTGGTGGAGCTGCAGGGCTTCCAGGCC CCCGCTGCCCAGGGCGCCTTCCTGCGGGGGTCTGGCCTGAGCCTGGCCTCCGGTCGGTTCACGGCCCCGGTCACCGCCATCTTCCAGTTCTTTGCTAGCCTGCACGTGG ACCCCAGGGAGCTGCAGGGCAGGGCCCGGCTGCGGGCCCGGGACACAGTGCGTGTGCTGGTCTGCATCGAGTCCCTGTGCCATCGCCACAC GTCCCTGGAGGCCATCTCCGGCCTGGAGAGCGGCGGCAGGGTCTTCACGGTGCACGTGCAGGGGCTGCTGCAGCTGCAG GCAGGACAGTACACCTCCGTCTTTGTGGACAATGGCTCCGGCGCAGCCCTCACCGTCCAGAGCAGCTCCAGCTTCTCCGGCCTGCTCCTGGGCACGTGA